One stretch of Nicotiana tabacum cultivar K326 chromosome 18, ASM71507v2, whole genome shotgun sequence DNA includes these proteins:
- the LOC107817004 gene encoding protein neprosin-like: MAAAVQFSSCGQRRRGAFTVVLMLVYLWGSLISLSCAARLSSVSRQKLQVERHLKRLNKPAIKSIESADGDIIDCVHISQQPAFDHPFLKDHKIQMRPSYHPEGLYDEDKMATRPKERTNSITQLWQMSGSCPEDTIPVRRTKKDDVLRASSVKRYGKKKHRAIPKPRSTDPDLINESGHQHAIAYVEGDKYYGAKATINVWEPKVQQPNEFSLSQLWILGGSFGEDLNSIEAGWQVSPDLYGDNNTRLFTYWTSDAYQATGCYNLLCSGFIQVSSAIAMGASISPVSAYRNSQYDISILIWKDPKEGHWWMQFGNDYVLGYWPSFLFSYLGESASMVEWGGEVVNSQPDGKHTATQMGSGRFPEEGFGKSSYFRNIQVVDSSNNLKSPKDLGTFTEQSNCYDVQTGSNEDWGHHFYFGGPGRNPNCQ; encoded by the exons ATGGCAGCTGCTGTGCAGTTTAGCTCATGTGGTCAGAGGAGGAGAGGAGCTTTTActgtagttttgatgttggtttACTTGTGGGGTTCTCTGATCTCGTTATCTTGTGCTGCTAGGCTCTCTTCTGTCTCAAGGCAGAAGCTTCAGGTTGAGAGACACTTAAAAAGGCTCAATAAACCTGCCATTAAAAGCATTGAG AGTGCAGATGGGGATATCATTGACTGTGTACACATCTCTCAGCAACCAGCTTTTGACCACCCATTCCTCAAAGATCACAAAATCCAG ATGCGACCTAGCTATCATCCAGAAGGGCTTTATGATGAGGACAAGATGGCCACAAGGCCTAAAGAAAGAACAAATTCCATCACTCAATTGTGGCAGATGAGTGGAAGTTGCCCTGAGGACACTATTCCTGTAAGGAGAACAAAGAAAGATGATGTACTGAGGGCAAGTTCTGTCAAAAGGTATGGTAAGAAGAAGCACCGAGCTATCCCTAAGCCCAGGTCTACAGATCCTGACCTTATCAATGAAAGTGGCCATCAG CATGCAATAGCTTATGTTGAAGGAGACAAGTATTATGGAGCAAAAGCAACTATTAATGTGTGGGAACCTAAGGTACAGCAGCCAAATGAGTTCAGCTTGTCTCAGCTTTGGATTCTTGGTGGTTCTTTTGGTGAAGATCTAAACAGCATTGAAGCTGGTTGGCAG GTTAGCCCAGACCTCTATGGTGACAATAACACAAGACTGTTCACTTACTGGACT AGTGATGCATATCAAGCAACAGGATGCTACAACCTTCTCTGCTCAGGTTTCATTCAAGTCAGCAGTGCAATAGCTATGGGAGCAAGCATCTCCCCTGTTTCAGCCTATAGAAACTCCCAATATGATATCAGTATTCTTATCTGGAAG GATCCAAAAGAAGGACATTGGTGGATGCAATTTGGAAATGACTATGTGTTGGGGTATTGGCCATCATTTTTGTTCTCCTATTTAGGAGAGAGTGCATCAATGGTAGAGTGGGGTGGGGAGGTGGTCAATTCACAACCAGATGGTAAACATACAGCTACACAAATGGGGAGTGGTAGATTTCCAGAAGAAGGTTTTGGCAAGTCAAGTTATTTCAGGAACATTCAAGTAGTTGACAGCTCCAATAATCTTAAATCTCCTAAAGATCTTGGCACCTTCACTGAGCAATCTAACTGCTATGATGTCCAAACAGGAAGTAATGAAGATTGGGGACATCACTTTTACTTTGGAGGCCCTGGTAGAAACCCTAATTGCCAATga